In Oryza sativa Japonica Group chromosome 11, ASM3414082v1, the following are encoded in one genomic region:
- the LOC136353941 gene encoding uncharacterized protein → MGFVSDINDFVFPPGQAFRLGNLDFITNDFGKISLLDSDSNQSGRGQVSAPFGIPNSAEIYSKIISTESASNHSDEIQSTPTRLDQDDGAYPSILMNLPDDLAAVFTTRASSPCRPRRDPASAPIQSCSRDVGVILQPLGTVSTEELDGYLSSPGVDSRPTEILEYDDFGYHYD, encoded by the coding sequence atgggtttcgtCTCCGATATCAATgacttcgtcttccctcccgggcaggcatTCCGGTTGGGCaacctcgacttcatcaccaacgacttcggcaagatttctctcctcgactcagATTCGAACCAGTCAGGGAGAGGCCAGGTCTCCGCCCCGTTCGGTatcccgaactcggccgagatctactccaagatcatctcaaccgagtcggcttcaaaccactcggacgagattcAATCTACTCCGACACGACTTGATCAAGACGATGGGGCCTATCCCTCAATCCTGATGAAcctccccgacgatttggctGCTGTCTTCACCACAAGGGCGTCTTCTCCCTGTAGGCCTAGACGGGATCCGGCCTCGGCCCCAATCCAGTCTTGCTCCAGGGATGTCGGCGTcatactccaacctcttgggacaGTTTCGACGGAAGAAttggatggctacctcagctcccctgGTGTTGATTCTCGACCGACGGAGATCCTCGagtacgacgacttcggctaccactacgacTAG